The following are encoded together in the Streptomyces flavofungini genome:
- a CDS encoding carbohydrate ABC transporter permease, translated as MTRRTSGPARAGQYLALLAYLVFLAFPFLWLISTSFKPARELGSLHPTWIPKDPTLANYRQAFDEQPLLEAAGNSLIAALSASLVAVVIATPMAYVMARHRTLLARAATGWVVVSQAFPFVLVIIPLFLVLKNLHLINSLPGLIMVYVVWALPFALWMLVGYVRAVPTELEEAAAVDGASKLRTLVSVTAPLLAPGIVATALFAFITAWNEFFFALVLLKTPEKQTLPVVLTHFLGAEGAADLGPLAAAAFLATLPSLVLFAIIQKRITGGMLAGAVKS; from the coding sequence GTGACCCGACGGACCAGCGGGCCGGCGCGGGCCGGGCAGTACCTCGCGCTCCTCGCGTACCTCGTCTTCCTCGCCTTCCCGTTCCTGTGGCTGATCTCCACGTCCTTCAAACCGGCGCGCGAACTGGGCAGCCTGCACCCCACCTGGATCCCGAAGGACCCCACCCTCGCCAACTACCGCCAGGCCTTCGACGAGCAGCCGCTGCTCGAAGCGGCGGGCAACTCGCTGATCGCGGCGCTCAGCGCGTCGCTCGTCGCCGTCGTCATCGCGACCCCGATGGCGTACGTCATGGCGCGGCACCGCACGCTGCTCGCGCGGGCCGCGACCGGCTGGGTCGTGGTCAGCCAGGCGTTCCCGTTCGTCCTGGTGATCATCCCGCTGTTCCTGGTCCTGAAGAACCTGCACCTGATCAACTCACTGCCGGGTCTGATCATGGTGTACGTGGTGTGGGCGCTGCCGTTCGCCCTGTGGATGCTCGTCGGGTACGTCCGCGCCGTGCCGACCGAGCTGGAGGAGGCCGCCGCCGTCGACGGCGCGAGCAAGCTGCGCACCCTGGTGTCCGTGACCGCGCCGCTGCTGGCGCCGGGCATCGTGGCGACGGCCCTGTTCGCGTTCATCACCGCGTGGAACGAGTTCTTCTTCGCGCTCGTCCTGCTCAAGACCCCGGAGAAACAGACGTTGCCGGTCGTCCTCACCCACTTCCTGGGCGCGGAGGGCGCGGCCGACCTCGGCCCGCTCGCCGCCGCCGCGTTCCTCGCGACGCTCCCCTCGCTCGTGCTCTTCGCGATCATCCAGAAACGGATCACCGGCGGCATGCTGGCAGGGGCGGTGAAGAGCTGA
- a CDS encoding carbohydrate ABC transporter permease — MDHGAWFLVLPALLPILVLSVGPLLYGIALAFTDSQSGRTEPTEWIGLLNFQDLLHDTLFWDSFRIGLLWAVGVTVPQFLLALGLALLLNQNLRLRWLARSLAIIPWAMPEVVVGIMWRLVYNPDAGILNETLSDLGFGDGRDWLTGIGTALPAVIVVGVWAGMPQTTVALLAGLQNVPRELHEAAEMDGAGAWRRFRTVTWPALKPIALAITALNFIWNFNSFALVYVLTNGGPGGRTRLPMLFAYEEAFRYGQFGYAAAMGCVMVALISVLLAVYLVGRLRGGDQR; from the coding sequence CCTGCCCGCGCTGCTCCCGATCCTCGTCCTCAGCGTCGGCCCGCTGCTCTACGGCATCGCACTGGCCTTCACCGACTCCCAGTCGGGCCGCACCGAGCCCACCGAGTGGATCGGACTGCTCAACTTCCAGGACCTGTTGCACGACACTCTGTTCTGGGACTCGTTCCGGATCGGCCTGCTGTGGGCCGTCGGGGTGACGGTGCCGCAGTTCCTGCTCGCCCTCGGCCTCGCGCTCCTGCTCAACCAGAACCTGCGCCTGCGCTGGCTGGCCCGGTCGCTCGCGATCATCCCGTGGGCGATGCCGGAGGTCGTCGTCGGCATCATGTGGCGTCTCGTCTACAACCCCGATGCGGGAATCCTCAACGAGACCCTGAGCGATCTCGGCTTCGGCGACGGCCGTGACTGGCTGACGGGCATCGGCACCGCGCTGCCCGCCGTCATCGTCGTCGGCGTCTGGGCGGGCATGCCCCAGACGACGGTCGCGCTGCTCGCCGGGCTCCAGAACGTGCCGCGCGAACTCCACGAGGCCGCCGAGATGGACGGCGCGGGCGCCTGGCGCCGCTTCCGCACCGTCACCTGGCCCGCCCTGAAGCCCATCGCGCTCGCCATCACGGCCCTCAACTTCATCTGGAACTTCAACTCCTTCGCCCTGGTCTACGTCCTGACCAACGGCGGGCCCGGCGGACGCACCCGGCTTCCGATGCTGTTCGCGTACGAAGAGGCGTTCCGCTACGGCCAGTTCGGCTACGCGGCGGCGATGGGCTGTGTGATGGTCGCGCTGATCTCGGTGCTGCTCGCCGTGTATCTCGTGGGCCGGCTGCGAGGGGGCGATCAGCGGTGA
- a CDS encoding ABC transporter substrate-binding protein, whose translation MGVRARASGAVAAALVLLLAGCSDDGDGESDGRITLRFQSLAWQQESVEANKELVKKWNATHPDVKVEYVQGSWTSIHDQLLTSFEGGEAPDIIHDASDDLADFAYGGYLADLGDLLPERLKSDIPEASWDTATFGGKVYGVPFLQEPRVLIANATWLKKSGVRIPTPEKPWSWSEFRSVTKELGDGDGKFGVAWPLKDPVSATLNLSLSTGGQLFHRRADGKAEIRFEAADEVMPRTVHDQVNIDGSASGSTLGMGGSDTLPGFFGGKYAMVPLGFSYRQQISQQAPKGFDWRVLPAPAGADGLAQGVSPQTLSVAEDSPHKKEAAAFIDFFLRPANMVRLARGDWMLPTGKAALKDPALRTKKDDWATGTALAGQLRPAPAQSVRGYPEWKDKIATPALQEYYSGAIGLDELRERLVKDGNLVLKRYQR comes from the coding sequence ATGGGGGTACGCGCACGCGCGTCCGGCGCCGTGGCCGCCGCGCTCGTCCTGCTGCTCGCCGGGTGCTCCGACGACGGCGACGGCGAGTCGGACGGCCGGATCACGCTGCGCTTCCAGTCCCTCGCCTGGCAGCAGGAGTCCGTGGAAGCCAACAAGGAGCTGGTGAAGAAGTGGAACGCCACCCACCCCGACGTCAAGGTCGAGTACGTGCAGGGCAGTTGGACCAGCATCCACGACCAGCTGCTCACCTCCTTCGAGGGCGGTGAGGCACCGGACATCATCCACGACGCCTCCGACGACCTCGCGGACTTCGCCTACGGCGGCTACCTCGCGGACCTCGGCGACCTCCTTCCCGAGCGGCTGAAGTCGGACATCCCCGAGGCCAGTTGGGACACCGCGACCTTCGGCGGCAAGGTCTACGGAGTGCCGTTCCTGCAGGAGCCGCGCGTCCTGATCGCCAACGCGACGTGGCTCAAGAAGTCCGGCGTCCGCATCCCGACCCCCGAGAAGCCCTGGAGCTGGTCGGAGTTCCGGTCGGTGACCAAGGAACTCGGCGACGGCGACGGCAAGTTCGGCGTGGCCTGGCCGCTCAAGGACCCCGTCTCGGCGACGCTCAACCTGTCCCTGTCGACCGGCGGGCAGCTGTTCCACCGGCGCGCCGACGGCAAGGCCGAGATCCGCTTCGAGGCGGCCGACGAGGTCATGCCGCGCACCGTCCACGACCAGGTCAACATCGACGGCAGCGCGTCGGGAAGCACGCTCGGCATGGGCGGCTCGGACACGCTGCCCGGCTTCTTCGGCGGCAAGTACGCCATGGTGCCGCTCGGGTTCTCCTACCGTCAGCAGATCTCCCAGCAGGCGCCCAAGGGCTTCGACTGGCGGGTCCTGCCCGCACCCGCCGGAGCGGACGGGCTCGCGCAGGGCGTCAGCCCGCAGACCCTCTCGGTCGCCGAGGACAGCCCGCACAAGAAGGAGGCCGCCGCGTTCATCGACTTCTTCCTGCGGCCCGCGAACATGGTGCGGCTCGCGCGCGGCGACTGGATGCTGCCCACCGGCAAGGCGGCCCTGAAGGACCCGGCGCTGCGCACGAAGAAGGACGACTGGGCGACGGGCACCGCCCTCGCCGGGCAGCTGCGCCCCGCGCCCGCCCAGTCCGTGCGCGGCTACCCCGAGTGGAAGGACAAGATCGCGACCCCCGCGCTCCAGGAGTACTACAGCGGCGCGATCGGCCTGGACGAGCTGCGCGAACGCCTCGTGAAGGACGGCAACCTGGTCCTCAAGCGCTACCAGCGCTGA